The genomic window CCCTGTTTCCGTACATCTCGTCCGGGCAAGGCAGCGTTATCGCTTCGTATTCCAGGCTTCGGCCAATATACTCCAGGGCGGCGCTCTCCGACGCGTTGAGCATCAGCTCCCGGTTCCTTCGGGTGTAGTGCCTCTTGACGACCCAGTCGGGCGTCTTCCCCCGGAGCAGCGCTGGGCCCTGGAGGCCGCCGATGACCCGGCAGCCGGTGTAGAACTGCAGGGGCAAATCCCCGTAAGTGGTCAGAATGGTGTCTCCAGGGCGGGCGTGGGCGTTGAAAAATGCGATCAGGCTCCCGTTCACGTCGGGATAATCCGAGAAGAGCTCGGTCAGGAAAAGCCTGAGAGGAATGTTGGGGGAGGTGAGCATGGTCGGGCCGTTTTGCCACGGACGATTGACGATGCCCAGCCAGTCCATCGGGAGAATGTGAAGCCAGTTGGTGAACGCAAGCATCAGTCCCAGCAGCACGGCGGCAAATTTTTGACGGTTCCACAGCTTGCGGATCACCCAGGCGAGCAACATCGCGGCCAGGGGGTACAAGTGCAGCAGGTAGCGGTGTTCCTGTTGGGGAACGGCGAGCATGACCGTAACATTGAACAGGATGATCAAGGCAAGGAAAAGGGCGAAGCGTTCGCCCGGGTCTTCGGGAAGCCTCCTTTTGAGAACCGCGTCCCTCCATTTCCAGAGCAGGACCAGGACGAGCGGCAGGGGAACGATGAACTGGAAGCAGTCGGAAAAATACCGTCCGAGGGAGCCGAAGATCAGGGTGAAATCCAGCATTCCCGACTGCTGCCCGAGCCTGAACAGGAATACTCCCGGCAGCAGCAGGAGCGCCGTTGCACAAGCGAGCATGGACACCCTGACGAGCGGCAGCCGGTTTCGATAAACGAGGATGGCTGCAAGCCCCGCGGAGCCGGCGTAACAAAAGAACAGCAGATAGTTGGCATAGAACAGGAGACATAAGGCCAGCACCAGCGTCGCGGCCGGCTTCCAGCGGGACTGCCAGTCTCCGAGGAAAGCGTGCACCGAAACCGTGGCCAACAATGCGCCCATGCTGTAATACCGGCATTGCCTGGAAAAGAGGATGAACACGACGGAAGTGGCCAGGATCAGGGCGGCAACGAGTGCCCAGGCGGGATCCTCGAAGCGCCTGCGGATCAGCAGGAAAACCATGGCCACACAAGCCAGACCGGCCAGAGCGCACGGGAAGCGCCCCGCTTCCGTGGTGAAGCCCCCCACCCGGAAGGCGCCTGCCGCGATGTATATCTGAAGCCAGGGCGACCATCGCCACAGCGTGTCCGAGCCGAACTCCCGCCCTTCTTCCTGGGAGATGAAGTTCTTGCCGTCGAAGGCGAGGGGTACGCCGTGTTCGAGCACGCTTCCGGCAAGGCAGGCCGTTTCCGCCTCATCCTGCCAAAGGGGACGATGGTCGAGCCGGTACAGGAACAGGAAGGAAGCACACAGAAGTATCGCCGGGAAAAGGAAGCCGCAAGCGCGGGATGGCATTAGCTTCATGAAGACCTGAGCATCTCGAAAAGAAATCCATGAACGGCTGTGGAGCCGCGGCCCCTTTG from Syntrophobacter fumaroxidans MPOB includes these protein-coding regions:
- a CDS encoding ArnT family glycosyltransferase; this translates as MKLMPSRACGFLFPAILLCASFLFLYRLDHRPLWQDEAETACLAGSVLEHGVPLAFDGKNFISQEEGREFGSDTLWRWSPWLQIYIAAGAFRVGGFTTEAGRFPCALAGLACVAMVFLLIRRRFEDPAWALVAALILATSVVFILFSRQCRYYSMGALLATVSVHAFLGDWQSRWKPAATLVLALCLLFYANYLLFFCYAGSAGLAAILVYRNRLPLVRVSMLACATALLLLPGVFLFRLGQQSGMLDFTLIFGSLGRYFSDCFQFIVPLPLVLVLLWKWRDAVLKRRLPEDPGERFALFLALIILFNVTVMLAVPQQEHRYLLHLYPLAAMLLAWVIRKLWNRQKFAAVLLGLMLAFTNWLHILPMDWLGIVNRPWQNGPTMLTSPNIPLRLFLTELFSDYPDVNGSLIAFFNAHARPGDTILTTYGDLPLQFYTGCRVIGGLQGPALLRGKTPDWVVKRHYTRRNRELMLNASESAALEYIGRSLEYEAITLPCPDEMYGNRADPYYHRFIPEREPYQHLVVYRRKVTGDEGSPP